The following nucleotide sequence is from Juglans microcarpa x Juglans regia isolate MS1-56 chromosome 6D, Jm3101_v1.0, whole genome shotgun sequence.
AGACTTTTCCCTTGTCGCTTAGAAcctcaaaattgaaaaacctttgaaaTGGAACAGATATGAATGGAATAGTTTCAATTATTCGCGACAGATCAAGTAAAACGCACCACAGCTAGAAGGGAAAAAGAACAAATTAAGACAGTGGCAAAACACAGGCTAGCCTATGATCTAGTGGAGGTTAGCCTGTGGGTAGACCATAAAAATGACTGCGTATTCCACCTGgttagttaaaattttaatgaagGCATTGATGAATTGAGTGGATATTACGACAATCTGAAATTATTGCCATATTCAAGCTTAGCCTTACAAGCTAGAATAAGATTATCCCGGCACAGGTCCTCTGCatcatacaaaattaaaaagcagAAGCCTTCCAAACCCGAATCAACATATCACATCAACTCATAAATCATGGAAGAGAATGActtaaagaaagcaaaacacTCGATACGAAAAAATAATCGCAAGGAGAACACTTCGCTAAACACGACGTGTATAATCAACATggtcaaaaggaagaaaaaaaaaaacatagttaTATGTTTATCCTACCTGACCCAAATATCGAACAAGAATGTTTGCTCCAAGAGACCAACCAACAGCATATAAATTAGCTTTTGGGTACCGAGCAGCAACATGCTCCACCACTTCACGCATATCTCCTAAAAACGAAGCCGAATAGAACTGAACCAGAAGAGTTGTAAAAATTGATCACACACCTTCATAGAAGCCTCTCAGTATTCATATGTATAATCTGCTAAATATATTGTGTGCGCCATGCTTGGACAGTGCAGTGCAAAAGCCATAGAATCTCGGACCGAAAGTAATACCTGAGGAGTGGTGACAGGGCTATCGCCACAACCTCGGCTATTAAAGACAACCACACGCCAGCCTTTGCTTCTGGCTCGAACTAACATATGCCTCACATACGAGTCCCCGCTCCCTCCTGTTAAACCTGGCTGTAACCATCCATAAAAACCACTAAAAAGCTTTAACTCCGGATAACAACTAATTGAATTAGAGAGAAAATTGATTATGAGCGGCACGGAACCAGCAAAATGAGGAGTGGAGACTCAGGCGGCAGATGACGGTCGTCGCCGGAGACCCAATCGAGTGCGACGCAGCCGTTATCTCGGGTGCGGAGGCACTCCCTGCGGAGCCTGACGTCCGGGAGAGACCTGAAGAACGAGGCGAAGATGGTCTCCATGTGGCGGTTCCATCCGATCATAGGAAACGGGGTGTACGGACGGGTCAGGGTCTTGAGAGCCAGGAGGACCGAGTCGCGAGCTCCGTCACCACCGCCGGCGATGATTTCGAGCGACGGGTGATGCTCAGGGCGACTGGGCATTGCGTCGGTGGCGGCGGAGCTGACGTGTAGGCCGGAGATACTGTGAGGTTTGGTTCTTATCGGGGAAGGGAAAAGTAGTTGAGTTCGTACGAACGCGATTGGTCGAAGGTGGTACAAGGGGCTGAGAGGTGGGGCTCTTGCCATTGGTGGCCGCTTTTAGGAATAGGTGAGCGAACAGCCGCCGTTACAAGTAGTGAATTCCCGTTGCAACAGAAGCATTTGTTTTGGCGCCCGGAAATTGACTGTTTATCGTCTTCggatttttactacttttgaGACTtgtttttaacaataaatattatatttcattaaCCCGTCGAGTACTGTAtggataaaaatgattttatcatAAGTTATccgtataaattatatttgaaaaatgttttttaaacgTTTTTGGTCCGCATTTCttatagaaaaatactttaattgtgaaataattttataaaaaaataaatttataaactagcgtgatatattaaattataaaattatttatattataaaatagatctaacgaatttTATAATCCTAAGTCAATTTGAGACCAGCCTatcatacattcataaaaacatagagcattattcttaacatatataatcaGCTAGCCAGCAGCTCAATCACGATATGtgcttattatttatatataaaataatattatacatcacattcttatcatattttaattatattaaataatgtgatatatttattattattagataataaaaaaatatataataaataattatttaataataataaatatatcacattatatttaataaaataataataaaataataaaataatatatagaattatcCATTTCAAACCATTAGCAAACGAGCTTTTGACTTTAAGCACGTGTATAACTCTAATCTGCGTTTAGAGAATAGCAGTGCCTAACTTCAAGCACATGTCGTGATTGGGCTGCTAGCTAGCTGATTAGATAGGTTATAAAAATAATGCCATGCGTCGAATGCTACCGACAGTAGATttccatttacttttttttatttaataattagaaaagtgttttttaataatattgataattttttttttttaagattaaagaaaatatatgaaaaaataataaaaaaaaaaggcctcgGGATAGGTGTAGCACGATCCATATGTTAATCATGTGTTTCCTCGGACCAGGATACAAGTGCTTCATGTGCCCATTTACATTTTCATTCTCATTAGTGTGgctaaatcaattttaaaatttaatcaatatcatatatttttttacatttacttattttatttaaatttaatcttcaCATCGAATTATTAATTCACTTTctatacaataataaaatattattaatttaataattttttatttattttatttttatcacattttatagctctaccaattaaatattaataataattatattctaattaaattaatattaaaaaatcatattttcaaaaatcatttaatgctaataataaaaagtatttgattaaactcatctaaaattttatctaaatttcttaattacaaactaaatagTACTTTTACTttgagtgagaaactaatattttaatatttgtttagaatgaaaatttaatatttaatatttagtaaATCAATTGTAGTTCTTCATCTTTAGCCAATTActgtaataaaaatttaaattattttagatttgtctAATTTAATGTAGGATTTTTTTACatgaattatgtaaattttagccAACCTTCTTATTTGGCCAAACAACAAAGATACTCTAAGGTctcatttatatttaaaaatgaattgagatgattttaaatcaattgaataaaatattattaaaatattatttttttaatattattattattttaagatttaaaaaagttaaattatttattatattttatataaaaatttagaaaaattttaataataaaatgaaatgaattttcaAGGGCTAAAACTAGCTCCTCAATTTACAATTTGAATCACAGCAACTCATCCATTGTTTGTGGCTATATCTCGAGCGAGTGAATGAAGTAGCTAGGCAGTCGGCACGATCGATTTATTggatttattgttttttttatttatttttataggttatGTTGTCGGTAAcgagtcttttatttttttttacggaAATGTTAGTTTGCACCTTATTTTGTCCCTTCATTTTGCTCAActgtgtatttgattttttttacttaaaaattaagaaagtaatttttagtacattagtatatttttttattttttaaaaatatttaaatatgttgaaaaaatatgaaaagaaaataagaaaataataaaaattcacattTAGCTTAACAGTCAGATTGAGTGGGTTATACTGGACGACAGAATAGTTCGACTCTTTGTTTTATACTATataaaatcactatttattttaaatatttgaattgataaaaagaaataaatcatttagGTTGGCTGGTAAGTAAATAGCCTCACTATTTATTAACTATTCATAAATAgatcactattatttataacagattattcacaaataatatgATATCATCTTAAGATCCAaacgtagttttttttttttttttttttttgagagtaACAAACGTAGCTTAATCTTTCATATTTATCCTAACAAACCAAACATTCCCATCCCATAATACTTTGAAGTTGTAGAGGCAAATTAAGGACACCGATCGACCAACGTGGTCTATTTTGTTACCAGGACAATATATAGAACAAAATGACAAAGAAATATTGGATTAGTGATTGCGGTCCACTGAAGATCGAGCGAAAccttaaatatattgatgcagTCGGTGAATGACACTGATTCAAAAGAGAAACAAAGTACGAAATAAGAACAATAAGAGATTAttcaacaacaaaagaaaatctgCAGAATAATTATGGAGAAGTACTTTTCGTTCCTTACTTCATTGATCAGTACTATTTGCCTTCTCCAGATACTTCTGCTTCTCTTCCTCAGTCATGAAGGCTGTAATGGGAAAAGACTTGCCAATCCCCATTGGTGTTTTGAAATAGATCTTCTTGCTTTCTGCATCTTCCATGCTCATCTCAGTTATGGGCACCCACAAAAATACCTGCTTGCTCTTGACTCCggtcatcttcttcatcttcaacttCTCCACGTACGCAGTCACCTCTGTGGCATAGCTCACTCGGCTGTTAGTCCCAGTAAAGAAATGCTCGGACGGGGCCTTCTGTTTCATCCAGACGAACCCTGTTTCTCGAACTCTTCCACACTCTTCGAGGTCCTGCAGGGGTAAAACGCCTCTGGGGAACCCTAGCTCTGCCAAGAGCTCGACCGAGTGGCGGTAGCACTCTTCCGACCCATACACAATCTCCGCCCCGGCGCGCTCGTCCTGATCCCGTGATATGCCGCCGCTTGCCATTG
It contains:
- the LOC121234939 gene encoding embryogenesis-associated protein EMB8-like isoform X4; the encoded protein is MARAPPLSPLYHLRPIAFVRTQLLFPSPIRTKPHSISGLHVSSAATDAMPSRPEHHPSLEIIAGGGDGARDSVLLALKTLTRPYTPFPMIGWNRHMETIFASFFRSLPDVRLRRECLRTRDNGCVALDWVSGDDRHLPPESPLLILLPGLTGGSGDSYVRHMLVRARSKGWRVVVFNSRGCGDSPVTTPQFYSASFLGDMREVVEHVAARYPKANLYAVGWSLGANILVRYLGQESHSCHLSGAVSLCNPFNLVVADEDFHKGFNNVYDKALASSLCKIFKKHALLFEDMGGEYNIPLAANAKSVRDFDEGLTRVSFGFKSVDDYYSNSSSSDSIKHVRIPLLCIQVWISEA
- the LOC121234939 gene encoding embryogenesis-associated protein EMB8-like isoform X2; its protein translation is MARAPPLSPLYHLRPIAFVRTQLLFPSPIRTKPHSISGLHVSSAATDAMPSRPEHHPSLEIIAGGGDGARDSVLLALKTLTRPYTPFPMIGWNRHMETIFASFFRSLPDVRLRRECLRTRDNGCVALDWVSGDDRHLPPESPLLILLPGLTGGSGDSYVRHMLVRARSKGWRVVVFNSRGCGDSPVTTPQEICVKWWSMLLLGTQKLIYMLLVGLLEQTFLFDIWVRHALLFEDMGGEYNIPLAANAKSVRDFDEGLTRVSFGFKSVDDYYSNSSSSDSIKHVRIPLLCIQAANDPIAPSRGIPREDIKENPNCLLIVTPQGGHLGWVAGVGAPLGAPWTDPVVMDFLEHLERGVSKGLASSVDLQQTSDVQKAFTG
- the LOC121268824 gene encoding uncharacterized protein LOC121268824, with the protein product MASGGISRDQDERAGAEIVYGSEECYRHSVELLAELGFPRGVLPLQDLEECGRVRETGFVWMKQKAPSEHFFTGTNSRVSYATEVTAYVEKLKMKKMTGVKSKQVFLWVPITEMSMEDAESKKIYFKTPMGIGKSFPITAFMTEEEKQKYLEKANSTDQ
- the LOC121234939 gene encoding embryogenesis-associated protein EMB8-like isoform X1 — its product is MARAPPLSPLYHLRPIAFVRTQLLFPSPIRTKPHSISGLHVSSAATDAMPSRPEHHPSLEIIAGGGDGARDSVLLALKTLTRPYTPFPMIGWNRHMETIFASFFRSLPDVRLRRECLRTRDNGCVALDWVSGDDRHLPPESPLLILLPGLTGGSGDSYVRHMLVRARSKGWRVVVFNSRGCGDSPVTTPQFYSASFLGDMREVVEHVAARYPKANLYAVGWSLGANILVRYLGQESHSCHLSGAVSLCNPFNLVVADEDFHKGFNNVYDKALASSLCKIFKKHALLFEDMGGEYNIPLAANAKSVRDFDEGLTRVSFGFKSVDDYYSNSSSSDSIKHVRIPLLCIQAANDPIAPSRGIPREDIKENPNCLLIVTPQGGHLGWVAGVGAPLGAPWTDPVVMDFLEHLERGVSKGLASSVDLQQTSDVQKAFTG
- the LOC121234939 gene encoding embryogenesis-associated protein EMB8-like isoform X5, encoding MARAPPLSPLYHLRPIAFVRTQLLFPSPIRTKPHSISGLHVSSAATDAMPSRPEHHPSLEIIAGGGDGARDSVLLALKTLTRPYTPFPMIGWNRHMETIFASFFRSLPDVRLRRECLRTRDNGCVALDWVSGDDRHLPPESPLLILLPGLTGGSGDSYVRHMLVRARSKGWRVVVFNSRGCGDSPVTTPQFYSASFLGDMREVVEHVAARYPKANLYAVGWSLGANILVRYLGQESHSCHLSGAVSLCNPFNLVVADEDFHKGFNNVYDKALASSLCKIFKKHALLFEDMGGEYNIPLAANAKSVRDFDEGLTRVSFGFKSVDDYYSNSSSSDSIKHVRIPLLCIQV
- the LOC121234939 gene encoding embryogenesis-associated protein EMB8-like isoform X3, giving the protein MARAPPLSPLYHLRPIAFVRTQLLFPSPIRTKPHSISGLHVSSAATDAMPSRPEHHPSLEIIAGGGDGARDSVLLALKTLTRPYTPFPMIGWNRHMETIFASFFRSLPDVRLRRECLRTRDNGCVALDWVSGDDRHLPPESPLLILLPGLTGGSGDSYVRHMLVRARSKGWRVVVFNSRGCGDSPVTTPQFYSASFLGDMREVVEHVAARYPKANLYAVGWSLGANILVRYLGQESHSCHLSGAVSLCNPFNLVVADEDFHKGFNNVYDKALASSLCKIFKKHALLFEDMGGEYNIPLAANAKSVRDFDEGLTRVSFGFKSVDDYYSNSSSSDSIKHVRIPLLCIQVMFRMFY